The Brassica napus cultivar Da-Ae chromosome C1, Da-Ae, whole genome shotgun sequence DNA segment AgttcgaggatcttgccaagatatggatgtttgattccatgaaatttcttttaccattttactgctatctccccctaatgttggaagtTCAGAttcattgaaatgacaatccGTGTATCTGCccttaaataaatcacccgtagttggctcaagatactttataatggtGGGAAAATcaaatccaacatatatctccagcctcctttgaggtcccatctttgttctctgtggtggagcaattggaacataaacggcacagtcgaatgtcttaagatgggaaatgtctggctcatgacccgtaagcaattgtgatggggaatacttatgttcactagatggcctgatgcgtatgagCTCGGCTGCGTGAAGGACGGCGTGTCCCCATGCAGAAACCGGCAGCTTTGATTTCATAAGCAACGGTCTAGCAATGAGCTGTATgcgttttataaatgattcggctaagccgttctgtgtatgtacatgtaccacggagtgttccacagtTACCcacatggacatacagtaatcattaaacgcttgggaagtaaactcaccagcattgtcaagacgtatagtcttcaaaggaaaatctggaaaatgagcTCGTAATCGAATTATCTGAGCAAGTAACCTGGCAAATGCCAAGTTTCTCGTCGAGGGGAGacagacatgcgaccatctaGTGGACGCATCTATGAGGACCATGaaatatcgaaatgtcccactaggtgggtgaattggtccacagatgtctccttgaattctttccagaaagtttatcaTTTCCTTAGTGACTttaactggtgatggcctagaaatgagtttcccttgggaATAAGCAACACACGATAGGTTATTAGGGATAATTCGTTTCTCTTTAAGGGTATGGCCGTTAGTGTTCAGGATCAGTTTACGCATCATGGTCgaaccgggatggccaagccggtcgtgccataaagtaaAGTTGTCGATTGCCTCTTTATTAAAAGTGgcattggcctcgatcatactgacttTAGCATGGTAAATACCAGTAGATAGTGCGGGTATGGATTCTAAAACTTTCTTATTGCCATGGACGATTTCAATGATCTGAAGggattctttgtttccttcgcctgtggtttcaatatgaaagccattcattcgaatgtctttaaagcttaaTAGAATTCTCTTAGATTTGGGTGAATACAAGGCATCTGATATCTCAATATGTGTACCCATAAGCAATAGGATGTTGGCCTGGCCGTGACCCTCTATGAGACTAGCTATACCCGCAATGGTGGAGATGTTGGCATTTTTCAGAGTTAGGTTTATGAAGTATCTCTTGTCTTTTAAGATCGTGTGGCTTGACCCACTGTCCACAACGAGTACATCCTTGTTCTCGTTCATTTCTTTAGCTTAGTTGTTTGATGAACCGGACCAACAaagaatgaacctcgagctggaCAGGAACGGAACGCGAGCTGGCTGTTTCCTATCGAGTCCCGAACGGTATTGAGGCTGAGGTTGCGAGCGGCTGATCGGAGACGCGAGCTGTTTGCTGTCGGATCGCGAGTGGCTTATCGTCGAACGAGAGCTGCGAGCTGAGGCTGAGTTCGTCTatgatcaggaacgccttggggctGGAGCTGATCGGATGAAGCTGAGACGGGAACGCTTGCAAGAATaagagacgcgatcgggttagggttcgtcgggtaggattagggtttttgatttCTGGTTTTTAGCTCTAAGGTttttagaggctatcgtgcttataacgtgttgtaaaactTAGGATTGGAATCAATaagtttttatttcattaattataaagTGTGCCatttatatagggaattacaagaTAGATAAAAGGAatgattacaaatcataaacttaaaggaaaaaggaaaacatgtAGCCGCTTATCTCTCTCAataggccgactctctctcctctctctcctctctctctcctgcggATTGGACCTCtaatggaccgggccggttatggacattcaTAACATGATTTATGATATTaccatcatttaaaaaaattgattattagATTTCAGTCACAGTTTAAAATTACCCCGAATATTatgaataaaaagttaaaaatgtgGAAAATTATCCAAACATATCAGAGTAACCATAACGAATAGTAGCATACTTTTGTAAGATATCTCCTTCTCCCATGCCATAGTATGGAATCCCATGACCACCAATCACAAACCTTTTATTGCAAAAAAAagccaataaaataaaatatctactGAGAGGGAAATCTAAACCTCGAATTCTGATTGGATACTCAGTGATGATGTGGCCGATACTTTCTTTAAGATAATGTTATCCACACATCTTCGGTGATCTCTGGGGACCACTCTCTCCTCTTGTCCGAACTTCATCTCCTCCACTCCTTCGCGAGTATACATAAacgcacacacacacactcttgCAAAACATCCACTTCGGTAGTCTTCTACTTCAATCGCTTTTGGTATCCCACTCTCTGTTTGTTCCAAAAATGGCCCTTCAAGCTGCTTCTTTGGTCTCCTCTGCTTTCTCTGTCCGAAAAGATGGAAAACTGAGTGCTTCTTCAGCATACTTCAAGGACTCGAGTCTCTTTGGTGCCTCCATTACCGAACATGGTTCTTCCTCATTAAGATTCAAGGTACATAACAACTCCTCAGTCCCTACATTAGAGTCTCGATTTAACCTTCCTCGACTAATGATTGGTAATGGTTAATTGATTCAGAGAGAACTTAGCGTGAGAAATGTAGCGATAAGAGCCCAAACCGCTGCAACTTCCAGCCCATCCATCACAAAATCTTCAGTTGACGGCAAGAAGACCTTGAGGAAAGGTAACGTGGTGGTCACGGGAGCTTCGTCAGGGTTAGGTCTGGCCACGGCCAAAGCTCTTGCCGAGACAGGGAAATGGCACGTGATAATGGCGTGCAGGGACTTCCTCAAAGCCGAAAGAGCCGCCAAGTCCGCAGGGATGCCTAAAGACAGCTACACGGTGATGCATCTAGACTTAGCTTCGTTAGACAGCGTGAGACAGTTCGTTGATAACTTCAGGAGATCGGAGATGCCTCTCGATGTTTTGGTCTGCAACGCTGCTGTCTATTTCCCGACGGCTAAAGAGCCTACTTACAGTGCAGAAGGGTTTGAGCTCAGCGTTGCGACTAATCATTTGGGACACTTTCTTCTCTCGAGGTTGTTGCTTGATGACTTGAAGAAATCTGATTACCCTTCAAAGCGTCTCATCATTGTCGGATCCATTACAGGTATTCTCTAGAATATACTATATAGTAATGATTTTGATCATTAATTCATTATATCCAGTGCCGAATCTGAAATTTAGAGggttataaacatttttaagataaatttaatttgaaaaaaatctataattagGCGATGAATGTTGAGACGAATGTTTCATCCCGCTGTGCATAGAACCGGCCCTGATTGTATCTTTGTTTTTGGTGTAGGGAACACGAATACATTGGCTGGTAATGTACCACCTAAAGCTAACCTCGGAGACTTGAGAGGTTTAGCCGGTGGATTGAACGGTTTGAACAGTTCGGCGATGATTGATGGAGGAGATTTCGACGGTGCAAAGGCTTACAAAGACAGCAAAGTGTGCAACATGTTGACGATGCAAGAGTTTCACAGACGTTACCATGAAGAAACAGGAATCACATTCGCCTCGCTTTACCCTGGTTGCATCGCGTCTACTGGTTTATTCAGAGAGCACATTCCTCTTTTCCGTACCCTCTTCCCTCCGTTTCAGAAGTACATCACTAAAGGATATGTGTCCGAGACAGAGTCTGGCAAAAGACTTGCTCAGGTAATAAAAGATTCTCTTGTGAGTCAAGGAAAGAGTTGTACTTAATGAGtaaagttttttgttttgagtAGGTGGTGAGTGATCCGAGCTTGACGAAATCAGGAGTGTACTGGAGCTGGAACAAGGCTTCGGCTTCTTTCGAGAATCAGTTATCGGAAGAGGCAAGCGATGTTGAGAAGGCTCGTAAAGTGTGGGAGATCAGTGAGAAGCTCGTTGGCTTGGCCTAATAGGGCATGAAAGCCTCTTTCTCTTGATGAGACCTCTCTGTTACCTACCAACTGATGAATCCTAGAGGGTGTTCGGGATTTTTAGATTGTTTGATATTGTACTGCGAATTTTTCAATAGTGCATGTTGAGTGTAGATCTGTTTGGGCGAGTAGCCCACAATAATGAAATAAAAGTTGGTCTATCTTTAGTATATTGCTATGGttttttgttttcaacataACGAAAGGTCACCAAAACAAGAAGTCTCGTACATTCCTTACGGCGAAGCCAAGCGCCTTAAAAGAGTTGGTAAAAATTACCACATTCTCAACGCATTATACTACTGAACAAGAGGAGGAAACGTAGAAGGAAAATGAACAACTCTCACGCGTTTCATTACAGAAAGGAGAGTAAGGAATAAATATGATCGATACGTCATCTTCTCTCTCAAGCAGTTCCTGGTCGTCGAGCATGTTGTTTACACTTCTCTGAAATCATATTCAGAGAAACAGAACAAGTTGTATTCCAGAAGCTTGAAGAGCAGATAATGAGCGCTGagaagtttatttttatatagaacCTCGAAAGCTATTCACAGTTTTTATTCATGGCTTATTCCATAacagaagtagagaagaacaaGAACGGAGCATGAAAGTGCGGaaaagaaagtatcatttaggaAGTTGAGAGAATGCAAGCATTCAGAGAGACCAATTGGCTTCACTTCCTCGACGAGGGATACTGTTAACACGCGTATACACATCCACCTTGAAGTTAGCACCACATAGGACTCCTTCACTGTCCACTCTCGGCATCGCCTTTATCTTGTTCATCGGATGCTCAAAGCTCATTAGCCCTCCTTCACTGTGGAACATACATCCTGCAACATTCCCAATATCCatacaaaatatttcattatttgTTGAAAAATGATTATACACATTAGGCTTCAATATGCATGCTACATTCCTTAGCTAAGCTAGATCAACATCATTGTGCATCCTATCATATATAGCTAATTTCAACTCATATATTTGGGTAAAATATCAAGATTCAGCTCTCATACTTACACATGATCAAGACCTATCTTTACATGTACCAACATGATCATTTCCTATCATTTGTTATAGCCTATGACTATTTTTGTTATGAAGTCAGTATTACCTGTAGGAAAAGGAGCAAAAGATTTAGCACAGCCCTCTTTGATAACTTCCAAATCATCTGATATCACCACAGATCCATCAGCAGCTATTCCCCAAAACAGCTTCACTCCTCCATCAGATCCCTACAAGACAAATCTCCTCAATTTTACAACTTTCTCAAATTCTTAAAAAACATTGAAACGTGATCAGATTGGTTTGTGAGAGTACCAGAGCCGTGAAGACAGAACCAGCTTTGCTATCATAAACAACAAAGGCAAAGCTACCATCTAAATCCTTGACAACCTGATCAGCTGGATAAGGACCTCTGTCTCTAAGAGTCCTATAAGCCTCAATCACAAACATGGCCTCGTTTGTTGTCTTGGTCAGACCATATTGCTTGTTTAGCTGACACAGATTGTTCAAGCTCCCAAAGAAGAGACAGTAGATGTCATCAAACCCACAGAACAACCTAGACCAAAATTTCAACATGAAGATTCAACGGAACAGAACCACCTTCCTATATAAAACAAGAAGTGAAGGCAGGATCATATATGTTTTAACCTCTGGTGGACGGAGAAGGAAGCAGAGGGACGAACGTAAGCAAGAACAGCTGCTTTTCCGAAAGACATGGAGAAAGTGTTGTCAGAGTGACGAGACAAGAAGTCGTTTAATGTTTCTTCTGGAAGTTTGGGCTGTTTAGAGCATTTCTCAGACGCCGGACTGTAGAGTTCCTCCGGCGGGTGAGCAAAAGCCTCGTGAAATATAGCCAACATTTTTCTCCAGCGAGAGAAAGAGGGAGAGAGAACACAacaatgaaaaaagaaaagtcaaatataAAAGAAGAGTTTTGTTTCTCTTTAATAAAGATAAGAATCTTGGAAGGAAGAATGAAGCAGGAAGAGTGGTGAGGTTTATTGAGTTTATATATAACTCAAAGCGGtggtatttgtttttattccgttgtctgtttttaatttttttctgtgGGTTTGAAACGGTTTTGGATGAGTGAGATCTTAAGACTATTCGTTCATTTATATTGCACGTAGTTTGCTGCTAAGAAGGCAAATATTACacgtaattttatttattggatAGATTTTCGAAACATTGTAGTGTCTGTTTTGGCTTGTTTCAATTTCCAGAATTATATTTACTGAAATAAGATATTCTTGgaaaataaacagaaaaatatattttcttaatgcttTTTTAATCAACTGCCTATATTAATTAGACCAAATTTACATTTGACAAGAAATTATTTTAAGGAATATTTCTATCTGTGTTTGATTTTCATTTAGTAATAAATTTGCACAGATCGTAAATAATAGTTGGTTTCATTTTCATCCTTAAAAATTTACTATCTTCgacatgaaaaaaatgaaataaatattatttcaatattttgcttcattttctcttttcaaaaaaatattttatctttttttagatatattatatttttattttatcattaattattaataacacTTTATAATTATCAAGTTTactttttactaaactattttgttttaacagTAACCCAACgcaattattacttaatataaactaaacattgtcataataaaattagtacacaaacataaaaaaagaacaaaggaaattaaatttctttaaaaatattaaatatatatttacc contains these protein-coding regions:
- the LOC106376104 gene encoding protochlorophyllide reductase B, chloroplastic — its product is MALQAASLVSSAFSVRKDGKLSASSAYFKDSSLFGASITEHGSSSLRFKRELSVRNVAIRAQTAATSSPSITKSSVDGKKTLRKGNVVVTGASSGLGLATAKALAETGKWHVIMACRDFLKAERAAKSAGMPKDSYTVMHLDLASLDSVRQFVDNFRRSEMPLDVLVCNAAVYFPTAKEPTYSAEGFELSVATNHLGHFLLSRLLLDDLKKSDYPSKRLIIVGSITGNTNTLAGNVPPKANLGDLRGLAGGLNGLNSSAMIDGGDFDGAKAYKDSKVCNMLTMQEFHRRYHEETGITFASLYPGCIASTGLFREHIPLFRTLFPPFQKYITKGYVSETESGKRLAQVVSDPSLTKSGVYWSWNKASASFENQLSEEASDVEKARKVWEISEKLVGLA
- the LOC106376105 gene encoding stem-specific protein TSJT1, which encodes MLAIFHEAFAHPPEELYSPASEKCSKQPKLPEETLNDFLSRHSDNTFSMSFGKAAVLAYVRPSASFSVHQRLFCGFDDIYCLFFGSLNNLCQLNKQYGLTKTTNEAMFVIEAYRTLRDRGPYPADQVVKDLDGSFAFVVYDSKAGSVFTALGSDGGVKLFWGIAADGSVVISDDLEVIKEGCAKSFAPFPTGCMFHSEGGLMSFEHPMNKIKAMPRVDSEGVLCGANFKVDVYTRVNSIPRRGSEANWSL